ACACTTTTCAGCCACTAAGTCAGGTAATAAGATCTGAAGCAATTATTTATTGCCAACTTCAATGATTTTGTTTTGCTGTCCAAGGTCTATCACAAAATTTCAAGCATCCTATCAAggtaattttctttcatttgcttAATCCATCACATGCTTTTCTTTGCTTGATTCATGACTTTGCGATGATTGTTTCTGATTATCTGCTACTCTTAGCAGCTACCTTTGTAAGACACTGCTTCATTTTCAGTTCTATTCTCCCAACACTTTTCAGCCACTAAGTCAGGTAATAAGATCTGAAGCTATGATTTCCTCTACTGATTATCAACAGTTTTGGATTTTAAGACAAGATGAACAGCAGACATAATCTACTCTCGATTGACATTAATACAGAAAGAGCTACCCAGAAGCAATATAATGTTGAAATCTCAAACTGTTAACATTTTAACTCTTAATCTTCTGTAATGAACTGTTGCACACTTGAATCTAGCATTTTTTATACATCGAGAGCTTAATTCTGGTGACCAGAATTTCATCATGTTTCTGTTTGCCACCCATCCATAGCTCCATCTAATAAACGCCACTGCTTGAAACTTGCATTCATGTTTTCCTTTTCATGCTTACACTGACATATCAATACTTCATAAAATATCCAATTCATTCACAGATTTTCATTCTCTGCTACTGTTATATATGATTGCATTGCAGGGACATAGCAATGGAGTCCGTAGGGCCTGTTGTCGGCATTGCAAATTGTCTCGGAACTCCTGTTTGTAAATATTTGCAATATCACAGAAAGCTGAACGATTATGTGAGAAACTTCAAGAGGATCGGAGATGAATTGAATTGCAAAATGGAAGATATAGAGCTGCAATTGAAAGCAGAGCTTCGGCCTCTGGGAAGATACCGAAGAAGGAGTTGAAAATTGGTTGAAAGCTGTGAAAGAGATGATTAGGGAAGCACAAGTTGTTGAAAACAAAGTCAGTAACGGGAGATATCTCTGTCGTGCTTGCAACGGGAAGCTGGTTGATGAAAAGACTCGagaaatgaagaaatttcttgataaCGCTCCTAATGCCTCTGAAGGTCTTGCCATGGATGGTCCAAGTGCTGGGTTGCCACTGCCAACATCAGAACTAGTTGGAGAAGAAGCTGTCAGAAATGAGATTTGGGCATGTTTGATGCTGGAGGAGGTGAGCAAGATTGGGGTTTGGGGGATGGGCGGTGTGGGTAAAACCACTATCATGAAGCACATCCACAATGATCTTTTGAAAGAACAAAGATTCGAAAGGGTAATCTGGGTTACCATATCAAAGGAGTTCAATGTAATGAAGGTACAAGATAACATTGCAAGTGCGTTGGAGGCGAAGGAATATTTAGACAAAGAAGAGGACAAGCTCAGACGAGCAGCAATCTTGTCAGAAATGCTGAAGAACGCAGGAAAGAATGTTCTAATCCTAGATGATGTGTGGGATAAAGTCTCCCTAGAGGAAGTTGGGATCCCTGAGCCGAGTGGTGGCAATGGCTGCAAGTTGGTATTGACAACCCGTTCGGAGCATGTCTGTAAGTATATGGGTTGTAAGGTGATAAAAGTGAGGCCCCTTTCAGAAGAAGAGACATTGATACTATTCTTGAATAAAGTTGGACCTAACATAGTTCAAAGTCCAACTATAATGCCAACTCTGAAGCTTGTTGTCAAGGAATGTGCGGGTCTACCTCTTACAATTATCGTGGTAGCTGGTACCATGAAAGGAGAATATAACCCTCGTATTTGGAAAAATGCACTCAAAGATTTGAAAGAGAGAATAGGGAAAGTGGAAGGAGTGGAAGCTGAGGTAATCGAGCGCTTGAAATTTAGTTTCGATCACTTGAAAGATGAGAAAGTAAAAGATTGTTTCTTGTATTGTGCACTATATCCTGAAGATTATGAAATTCATAAGGTTGAACTAATCGAGTGTTGGATTGTTGAGATATTCATAGACGAGATGGACACAAGACAAGAAATGGAAGATAAAGGCCTTACTATTTTGAAAAGGTTGGAAGATAACTGCTTGTTGGAAAATATTACCACTCAATTTGGTTTACATGGTATAAAGATGCATGATGCAGTGAGAGATGGCATTGTCGATCACAAGAATGAATCCTCGATATATGATACAAGCAGGTTTGCAATTAGAAGAGTTACCAGAAAAGGAGCAATGGAGTCCGGATATTGAGAAAGTGTCACTTATGTATAACTCCATATCAGAAATTTCCATAGATGTGCTACCCACAAAATGCCAACTGCTCACAACCTTGTTATTGCAGAACAACCCTATAAAGAAGATCCCATATTCTTTCTTCACAAACATGCCTTGTCTTAGTGTTCTCAATTTGTCCTTCACAAAGATCGAGAGTTTACCAAATTCCATCTCTGAACTAAAGAACCTCACAACATTGTTACTTCATAGCTGTCGAGAATTAAGAGATCTGCCTTGTCTTTCGAGGCTTCAAGAATTGAAGGAGTTGGATCTTCGTTGGACTGAAATTGAGGAAGTCCCTGAAGGCATAGATATGCTGATAAAGCTAAGATATCTTGATCTTGAAGTGTTCACTCTGAAAGAGATACCCGCTGGACTTTTACCAAAACTCGTTCACCTTCAGCACTTGAGTTTTGCTGGGAACAATGAAAAAATAAGTCTAAAAGCAGAGGAGTTGGAACCATTGAAGAAGTTGGAGCTCTTTACTGGGTGTTTCGAAGACATCAGTGAATTTACTAAGTTCATCTCCTCAATGCAACAAAGTAAGAAAAGTCTCATCAAGTACCATTTACGGGTGGGCTCATATTTAATTCCTGCGTGGAGGACTCCTGAAATAGATAAAAAAGTGGCAATTGGAGGAATCGACAATTGGGAAGGTGAGTTAATTATGCACCCAATTGAAATTCAAGAGTTGCATATTACTGAGTGCGACTATTTGAGAAGCTTAGTTGATGACAATTCTTCCTTCAAAAATGCGATTGACTTGAGGGTTTGTAGGATTTGGGGGTGTACAGGGATTGAGTGTGTTGTTTCCCTGTCCTCTTGTTCCTCTTCTTCCGCTCATCCATTTCAGAGCCTTGAGGTGTTGGATCTTCAATTTCTGCCAATGTTGAGTGCCTTTATTATGAAAGATGAAGGAATTGGTTCAGCAACAACATCATTGGCTCCGTCTGCCACCTTTTCCCATCTTAAGGAAATTACGATATACAGCTGCTCAAGTATGAAGACGTTGCTTCCACATTGGTTGCTTGCAAACCTCCAAAACCTGGAAGAGATACATGTGGGTGCTTGTAGTCAGCTAGTAGAAATATTGGGAGCAGCAACATCAGAAGTTGAAGAAAAGGGGTGATACGTTAATCAAATTCCATCTTCCCaaattgagagaattgagaCTAAGTAAGTTACCAAATTTGAAGAGCATTTGCAGCAAAAGTGGAGTGATGGTTTGCGATTCTCTCCAACTTATCCAAGTTGTTGTTGAGTGTGATAAACTGAAGAGAATTCCTCCATTTGTTCCCCTTGTTGGCACTGGGCAGCCATTTGCATATGCTCCACCTTCTCTTACCATCAGGTCAAGCACAGAATGGTGGGAATGGTTGGAGTGGGATGACCatccaaactttaaaaatgttCTTCGCTTCAACCCCTTTGGAAACTTTTAAGGTATCAACCATTTATAgtttagtttatattttcttattttataaacctaatttctccattttaattcaatttcaggtatattttgatattgaagaagagaaagataaaAGGGTTGGTGGGAAAGAAGTAGGGGAGGATAGTGCAAAGAGAGGAGAAAAGGAATAATGGAAGGAAGAGGTTAGGCGCATAAATAAGAGATCAAACTGCCTCCACGTTTTAAACATTGTCCCTCTCTTACCATTCCTTCTATTCTCTATTTCttctctaatatatatatacacttccGAAAATAACCTTCTAaatatttactattaaaatatttatattaatcaaaattatttaagttggGACAAAACTACTATCATAGTTTTATTACCAATAAAAGTTAGGAAAGTATTGTAAAAagacataatatttttaatttccataatatttataaaagaaaatataattggATCCATTCATATGTAAACGTaacatatttctaaaattaaataatattttaaattatgaggactaaatgagaaaattaaaaggtgaaatccttttaaaataaattaaaaacattaaggGATTATGTTGCAAATAAACCCTCCACGTTTCccatataaaaacattttccttttcttttaatttgtgaTGGATaagttggaaaataaaaataaaaaaacttagtttccttcttttttttcttgcttcATTTTGTTGTCCGACTTTTATTTCGAAGCCAaaggtttaaattttgttagttttaaatACCGAAAATATCATGGTTCTCAATAATTATATAGTTTGTAACGCcagaaaatttacatttttaaaaaagaaaaagtcaaaacaAGATATTTTTGTTGTCGAGAGAGGCATAGATATAGAGATTCTAGATAAAATTTCTATCTGGCAGCTAAGTTGCATATTTATGAGTGACATACCGCCGCatattggtgtgattggatggatggactcttGTAATTCTAATTGGTGATATTGCTTGAACGGAGATGG
The Gossypium raimondii isolate GPD5lz unplaced genomic scaffold, ASM2569854v1 Contig00021, whole genome shotgun sequence genome window above contains:
- the LOC105767187 gene encoding probable disease resistance protein At1g61300, which gives rise to MIREAQVVENKVSNGRYLCRACNGKLVDEKTREMKKFLDNAPNASEGLAMDGPSAGLPLPTSELVGEEAVRNEIWACLMLEEVSKIGVWGMGGVGKTTIMKHIHNDLLKEQRFERVIWVTISKEFNVMKVQDNIASALEAKEYLDKEEDKLRRAAILSEMLKNAGKNVLILDDVWDKVSLEEVGIPEPSGGNGCKLVLTTRSEHVCKYMGCKVIKVRPLSEEETLILFLNKVGPNIVQSPTIMPTLKLVVKECAGLPLTIIVVAGTMKGEYNPRIWKNALKDLKERIGKVEGVEAEVIERLKFSFDHLKDEKVKDCFLYCALYPEDYEIHKVELIECWIVEIFIDEMDTRQEMEDKGLTILKRLEDNCLLENITTQFGLHGIKMHDAVRDGIVDHKNESSIYDTSRFAIRRVTRKGAMESGY
- the LOC128036573 gene encoding probable disease resistance protein At4g27220; its protein translation is MPCLSVLNLSFTKIESLPNSISELKNLTTLLLHSCRELRDLPCLSRLQELKELDLRWTEIEEVPEGIDMLIKLRYLDLEVFTLKEIPAGLLPKLVHLQHLSFAGNNEKISLKAEELEPLKKLELFTGCFEDISEFTKFISSMQQSKKSLIKYHLRVGSYLIPAWRTPEIDKKVAIGGIDNWEGELIMHPIEIQELHITECDYLRSLVDDNSSFKNAIDLRVCRIWGCTGIECVVSLSSCSSSSAHPFQSLEVLDLQFLPMLSAFIMKDEGIGSATTSLAPSATFSHLKEITIYSCSSMKTLLPHWLLANLQNLEEIHVGACSQLVEILGAATSEVEEKG